The Streptomyces achromogenes genome window below encodes:
- a CDS encoding IS5 family transposase, whose protein sequence is MPSRRPYPSDLSDARWELVEPVLAAWRFERRGRALDFGRPPEHDLRDIMDAILYVDRTGVQWRYLPHDFPHWNTVYGYFARWQQEGVFAQLNGLLRQLLRQKEGREAEPSACVIDAQSVKTSTSVLATSQGIDAGKKIVGRKRSIVTDTIGLVLAVLVTAARVQDSIAGTQLLDQVAAAHPSIRKAWGDGGYRQHLVEHAATLGIDMEITQRKPGTKGFVPISKRWVVERTYGWLMLHRRLARDYETHPHRSEAMIHIAMTDLMARRLTSENTISWRDPEPQTKQQIPG, encoded by the coding sequence ATGCCAAGCCGACGTCCTTATCCAAGTGATCTGTCCGATGCCCGCTGGGAGTTGGTCGAGCCGGTCCTGGCGGCCTGGCGCTTCGAGCGCCGTGGCAGGGCCCTGGACTTCGGCCGGCCGCCGGAACACGACCTGCGCGACATCATGGACGCGATCTTGTATGTGGACCGCACCGGCGTCCAGTGGCGCTACCTCCCGCACGACTTCCCGCACTGGAACACGGTCTACGGCTACTTCGCCAGGTGGCAGCAGGAAGGCGTATTCGCCCAGCTCAACGGCCTGCTCAGGCAACTCTTACGACAGAAGGAAGGCCGGGAGGCCGAACCGTCGGCCTGCGTGATCGACGCGCAGAGCGTGAAAACCTCCACCAGCGTGCTCGCCACCAGCCAGGGCATCGATGCCGGCAAGAAGATCGTCGGACGGAAACGGAGCATCGTCACCGACACCATCGGCCTTGTGCTTGCCGTGCTGGTCACCGCGGCAAGGGTGCAGGACTCCATCGCCGGCACCCAGCTCCTGGACCAGGTCGCCGCCGCACATCCCAGCATCCGCAAAGCGTGGGGCGACGGCGGCTACCGCCAGCACCTCGTCGAGCACGCAGCCACCCTCGGCATCGACATGGAAATCACTCAACGCAAGCCCGGCACCAAGGGGTTCGTCCCGATCTCGAAGCGGTGGGTGGTCGAGCGGACCTACGGCTGGCTCATGCTCCACCGCCGACTGGCCCGCGACTACGAAACCCACCCGCACCGATCCGAAGCCATGATCCACATCGCCATGACCGACCTCATGGCCCGCCGCCTCACCAGCGAGAACACCATCTCCTGGCGCGACCCGGAACCGCAGACCAAACAGCAGATTCCGGGATGA
- a CDS encoding sensor histidine kinase, whose amino-acid sequence MTDVNLLPATDVSTTTQTRRQGCLRTVGVTTLLLLAATDVSIAVANGKTLWPVLLLLSLGLAAVLWPCAHRPAWLTPPLRIAVPAGVSLALTAVATATERVRTLGPGEVAVLLCLLMIAVRTCPPRWALPCAVLTGGAAIAVPLRFYATGTQDDVLILGFALAVGLLSGVTAGVAGYLRSLDHRRGVAVAETRRSERLAMAADLHDFVAHHVTGILVQTQMARMMAATEPDRLDPVLAGIEQAATQALDSLRVTVGILRVGGPQETARLEPGENRQVGDLTTLAELVDGFGGPAGPKAEVHRDASVPRNLPHEVQAAAYRVVQEALTNVRRHAADATEVTVALAHADDTLHVRVRDNGCGGAPMPYAARGGGFGIVGLTERVTALGGTLHAGPRENHGWEVVALLPAMRRTD is encoded by the coding sequence GTGACCGATGTGAACCTCCTGCCTGCGACAGACGTCTCCACCACGACGCAGACCCGCCGACAAGGCTGCCTGCGCACGGTGGGGGTCACCACGCTGCTCCTGCTGGCCGCCACGGACGTGTCCATCGCCGTCGCCAACGGCAAGACCCTCTGGCCAGTGCTCCTGCTCCTGTCGCTCGGCCTCGCGGCCGTTCTCTGGCCCTGCGCCCATCGGCCCGCGTGGCTCACACCCCCACTGCGGATCGCCGTACCAGCGGGCGTTTCCCTGGCCCTGACCGCCGTGGCCACGGCGACCGAGCGCGTGCGTACACTCGGCCCCGGTGAGGTGGCGGTCCTGCTCTGCCTGCTGATGATCGCCGTCCGTACCTGCCCACCGCGATGGGCGTTGCCGTGCGCCGTCCTCACCGGCGGGGCAGCCATCGCGGTGCCGCTGCGCTTCTACGCGACCGGCACCCAGGACGACGTCCTGATCCTGGGGTTTGCACTGGCAGTTGGGCTGCTGTCTGGCGTCACCGCCGGCGTCGCCGGCTACCTGCGCTCCCTGGACCACAGGCGCGGCGTCGCGGTCGCCGAAACCCGCCGCTCGGAACGCCTCGCCATGGCGGCCGACCTGCACGACTTCGTCGCTCACCACGTCACCGGCATCCTGGTCCAGACACAGATGGCCCGCATGATGGCCGCCACCGAACCCGACCGCCTGGACCCCGTCCTGGCGGGAATCGAGCAGGCCGCGACCCAAGCCCTCGACTCCTTGCGCGTGACCGTCGGCATCCTGCGCGTCGGTGGCCCACAGGAGACGGCCCGCCTCGAGCCGGGCGAGAACCGCCAGGTGGGCGACCTGACAACCCTTGCGGAACTTGTCGACGGGTTCGGTGGTCCGGCGGGTCCGAAGGCCGAAGTGCACCGCGACGCCTCAGTGCCCCGGAACCTGCCCCACGAAGTGCAAGCTGCCGCCTACCGCGTCGTTCAGGAAGCCCTCACGAACGTACGCCGCCACGCCGCCGATGCCACCGAAGTCACCGTCGCCCTCGCGCACGCCGACGACACTTTGCACGTGAGGGTGCGCGACAACGGCTGCGGAGGCGCCCCGATGCCCTACGCCGCCCGCGGCGGAGGCTTCGGCATCGTCGGCCTCACCGAACGCGTCACCGCCCTCGGCGGCACACTGCACGCCGGCCCACGCGAGAACCACGGCTGGGAGGTCGTAGCCCTCCTCCCTGCCATGAGACGAACGGACTGA
- a CDS encoding LacI family DNA-binding transcriptional regulator: MASVVGRSEGSPVPRSADVARLAGVSRKTVSRVLNNEPYVSEDARAKVLAAAEELGYRLNQAARTLASGRTGSIGVVALGTAGYGTASLLVHIERAVRDAGYALRVVNTPDGDPAGIAGAVESLLEQGVDGVVVSEPIVEGDVGVRVDVPVLFLGAPPAFVAARTVTMGVGAHALARAATEHLLELGHATVHHLAGPRRWYATKDRIEGWRAALAARGAHEPPLLNGDWSAASGHAVGQALASDRSVTAVFAAGDEMAVGLIHALREAGRRVPEDVSVVGFDGNPVFAYISPPLTTVRQPFEAAAREGISLLVHAIERPDTELPPASDPPVELVVRGSTAPPPSHPDTAGRRTT, encoded by the coding sequence ATGGCATCAGTGGTGGGACGGAGCGAGGGTTCCCCTGTGCCGCGTAGCGCGGACGTGGCCCGGCTGGCCGGGGTGTCGCGCAAGACGGTCTCCCGTGTCCTGAACAACGAGCCGTACGTCTCCGAGGACGCCCGCGCCAAGGTGCTCGCAGCCGCCGAGGAACTCGGGTACCGGCTGAACCAGGCGGCCAGGACACTGGCCTCCGGGCGCACCGGCTCCATCGGCGTGGTCGCCCTGGGCACCGCCGGGTACGGAACCGCGTCCCTGCTCGTGCACATCGAGCGGGCCGTGCGCGACGCGGGATACGCGCTCCGCGTGGTCAACACCCCCGACGGCGACCCCGCGGGGATCGCCGGCGCCGTGGAATCGCTGCTCGAGCAGGGCGTGGACGGCGTCGTCGTCTCCGAACCCATCGTGGAGGGCGACGTCGGCGTCCGCGTCGACGTGCCCGTCCTCTTCCTGGGGGCGCCGCCGGCCTTCGTCGCCGCCCGCACGGTGACCATGGGCGTGGGCGCCCACGCACTCGCCCGGGCGGCGACCGAGCATCTGCTCGAGCTGGGCCACGCGACCGTTCACCATCTCGCCGGCCCTCGTCGGTGGTACGCCACCAAGGACCGCATCGAGGGGTGGCGGGCGGCGCTCGCGGCGCGGGGCGCGCACGAGCCGCCGCTGCTGAACGGGGACTGGTCGGCGGCCTCCGGTCATGCCGTGGGCCAGGCGCTGGCCTCGGACCGTTCCGTGACCGCCGTCTTCGCGGCGGGCGACGAGATGGCCGTCGGCCTCATCCACGCCCTGCGGGAGGCGGGGCGCCGCGTACCGGAGGACGTCAGTGTCGTCGGCTTCGACGGCAATCCGGTCTTCGCCTACATCTCCCCTCCCCTGACCACCGTGCGTCAGCCCTTCGAGGCCGCAGCCCGGGAAGGCATCAGCCTCCTCGTGCACGCGATCGAGCGGCCCGACACCGAACTGCCGCCCGCGAGCGACCCACCGGTCGAACTCGTCGTCCGCGGTTCGACCGCGCCTCCGCCGTCCCACCCCGACACAGCGGGCAGGCGCACCACCTGA
- a CDS encoding RICIN domain-containing protein: MSPAPLGVGPDAARRPRPTTVLFLFLALIVAAATMTLPAANRAQALSRPSQTMYTPPSGAPSPGSLYPRALRLQHNGSANGTLLATFEQYTSGTPVFPIYRSTDEGNSWSKISDIADTQNSWGMRWQPELFELPTAIGGFPAGTILAAGDSVPSDRSATKIDLYASTDRGQTWSFVTNIATGGAAHDTNGNTPVWEPFFLVSGNKLIVYYSDQRDPAHGQKIVHQVSTDARTWGPVVDDVAMPTAGDRPGMPTVAKLPNGKYVLSYEYGGAPEGNFSVYYKTSSDPEAFGSVTGIPLRTTDGVVPQSAPYLTWLPTGGPNGTLAVSANSADDLFINTQNGAANTWTRINANVAGGYSRGMTSLPDGHSLLILSAGRGGSNLSNPVTYSTIDLGGGISDGATYTVTNANSSQLLTITGGSTTNGTYATQQNADNAGDQKWRFAQQPSGYFKIFNVASGKVLGVENQSTANGAKVLQWDDNGTSDHEWAVSPHPAGGFSLTNRLTGKYLEIPNASTTVGTTAGQWDTTSCACQRWNLTQTDLPPLGTGQYTLVNKHSGKYLDIPNGSTTAGTAVGQWQNTACTCQLFTFQSAGSGAWTIKNAKSNLNLDIQGSSSTAGAALVQNTASSASSQKWTLTDAGGGYYKLRNVNSTLVAGVAQSSTADGAAVVQWGSADLDDQLWKIARIN; this comes from the coding sequence ATGTCCCCTGCACCCTTGGGCGTCGGACCCGACGCCGCTCGGCGTCCACGCCCCACCACCGTCCTGTTCCTGTTCCTGGCACTCATCGTCGCCGCGGCGACGATGACGCTGCCCGCCGCGAATCGGGCGCAGGCCCTCTCCCGTCCCTCACAGACGATGTACACCCCGCCTTCTGGTGCGCCTTCGCCCGGTTCGCTGTACCCGCGGGCGCTGCGTCTGCAGCACAACGGCTCGGCCAACGGCACCCTGCTCGCCACGTTCGAGCAGTACACGTCCGGCACACCCGTCTTCCCGATCTACCGCAGCACCGACGAGGGCAACTCCTGGAGCAAGATCTCCGACATCGCCGACACCCAGAACAGCTGGGGCATGCGCTGGCAGCCCGAGCTGTTCGAGCTGCCCACCGCGATCGGCGGCTTCCCCGCCGGGACCATCCTGGCCGCCGGCGACTCCGTGCCCTCCGACCGGTCGGCCACCAAGATCGACCTGTACGCCAGCACCGACCGCGGGCAGACCTGGAGCTTCGTCACAAACATCGCCACCGGCGGCGCCGCCCACGACACGAACGGCAACACTCCCGTCTGGGAGCCGTTCTTCCTGGTCTCCGGGAACAAGCTCATCGTCTACTACTCGGATCAGCGCGACCCCGCCCACGGCCAGAAGATCGTGCACCAGGTGTCCACGGACGCCCGCACCTGGGGCCCTGTCGTCGACGACGTGGCGATGCCCACGGCCGGCGACCGCCCGGGCATGCCGACCGTCGCGAAGCTGCCGAACGGCAAGTACGTCCTGTCGTACGAGTACGGCGGCGCTCCCGAGGGCAACTTCTCCGTCTACTACAAGACCTCCTCCGACCCCGAGGCGTTCGGATCGGTCACCGGCATCCCGTTGCGCACGACCGACGGCGTGGTACCCCAGAGCGCTCCCTACCTGACCTGGCTGCCCACCGGCGGCCCCAACGGCACCCTCGCCGTCAGCGCCAACAGCGCCGACGACCTGTTCATCAACACACAGAACGGCGCCGCGAACACCTGGACGCGCATCAACGCCAACGTGGCCGGCGGCTACAGCCGCGGCATGACCTCGCTCCCCGACGGGCACAGCCTGCTGATCCTCAGCGCCGGACGCGGTGGCAGCAACCTCTCCAACCCCGTCACCTACAGCACGATCGACCTGGGTGGCGGCATCTCCGACGGCGCCACCTACACCGTCACCAACGCAAACAGCAGTCAGCTGCTCACCATCACGGGCGGCTCCACCACCAACGGCACCTACGCCACCCAGCAGAACGCCGACAACGCGGGCGACCAGAAGTGGCGGTTCGCCCAGCAGCCGTCCGGCTACTTCAAGATCTTCAACGTGGCCAGCGGCAAGGTCTTGGGCGTGGAGAACCAGTCCACCGCCAACGGCGCCAAGGTCCTCCAGTGGGACGACAACGGCACCTCTGACCACGAGTGGGCGGTTTCCCCGCACCCCGCGGGCGGCTTCTCCCTCACCAACCGGCTGACCGGCAAGTACCTGGAGATCCCGAACGCCTCCACCACCGTCGGCACCACCGCCGGGCAGTGGGACACCACCAGCTGCGCCTGCCAGCGCTGGAACCTCACCCAGACCGACCTGCCGCCCCTCGGCACAGGTCAGTACACGCTCGTCAACAAGCACAGCGGCAAGTACCTCGACATCCCGAACGGCTCCACCACCGCCGGCACCGCCGTCGGCCAGTGGCAGAACACGGCCTGCACCTGCCAGCTCTTCACCTTCCAGTCCGCGGGCAGCGGCGCCTGGACCATCAAGAACGCCAAGAGCAACCTCAACCTCGACATCCAAGGCTCCTCCAGCACCGCGGGCGCTGCCCTCGTCCAGAACACCGCCTCCAGCGCCAGCTCCCAGAAGTGGACTCTCACCGACGCGGGCGGCGGGTACTACAAGCTCCGGAACGTGAACAGCACCCTCGTCGCCGGCGTCGCCCAGTCCTCCACCGCCGACGGGGCAGCCGTCGTCCAGTGGGGCAGCGCCGACCTCGACGACCAGCTCTGGAAGATCGCCCGGATCAACTGA